The DNA region TCGGAGGTTCAGCGGACCCCGGCGGCGTGACCGGTCGCGGTTGCCGGACCCGTCGGCCCCGCCTGCGGCGTGGGTACGGCCAGACCGCCCGGCCTGCGGGCGGCAGCAGCATGTTGGAGTGATCATGCGGAACGCCTTCGACCCCGGCTACACCGACTGTGGCGCCTGCACCGAGCAGGAGGTCGCCGGTATCGAGAACGAGGTCGAGACCGGGGCCATCAGCGAGACGGACGCCCGTTACCGGATCGCTCAGCTCACGGCCGACGACTGAGACAGTCCAGTACGGCCGTCCGGGCGCACATCGGTTCGGAGGCGGGGTCGTTGTGCCTGGTGAGCGAGAGGGGTGGTTCACGTGGCGGGTACGACGGCGTTCGTGTTCGTGCTGCTGGGGGCGGCGGTCGTGGCCGTCGTGGCGGTGATCGCGCGGGCCAAGGTGGAGATCGCGCGTATCAAGGCCGGGGCGAAGACCGGCAAGGCGTGAGGGGGATTGTGCGGCCGGTGCCTGGCGGGTGAGCTGGGCGCCGGCCGCCGTGGTGTCAGGGCTCGGGGTGGGCGTCGGCCAGGTGGCCGGTGATGGCTTCCTGGATCCGGGCGTGCAGTTGCTCGGCGCGGGCGTCGGCGCGGGCGGTGAGTGCAGCGGTGACGTCGTCGGGGGTCGGGTCGGCCGGGACCACGATCCGGAGCGGGGCGCCGTCGTCGGTGGGCTCGTCGTGGAACCAGCCGCATCCGCGCGGGCAGGCGTAGCGGGCGGCAGGGCACGCCAGCCACGGGCGCGAGGGGTCGCGGGGGAACGTGGGGGCCGGGATCACGTCCTCGGGCGGCTGCGGGGCGCTGGTGGCCGCGCGTTGGGCGGCGAGGAGCGCGGCCAGGTCGACCGGGGGAGCTGCGCGGTGGCGGCGTCCAGGAGGGCGTCGATGTCGTCGAGGCCGGGCGCGGCCGGGACGGCGGTCACGCGGCGCGTCCGGTGAGGACGAGGGACGTCGGCAGCGGCGGCCGGGCGAAGGCGCGGGCGAACTCGGCGACCATCGCGGCCACGGGCAGGCGGGCCTGGAGCTCGGCGCACTCGCGGACCCGAAGATCCGCACGAAGAACCGCCGGGCGCTCCTGGCCTGGTGGGCGGACGTGAAGGCGACCTCCAGCGTGCGGGACTGGCACTCGATGGCGCAGGGTGACCCGCAGCCGTCCGAAGGCGCGCTGGTCTCCCGCGACCTGCTGCGTCTCATCCGCGACCCCGGGGGCAGCGTCGAGCCGCAGAAGATCGCCGTCGCGATCGACCCGTCCGGTGGCGGCCGGGACGTCGCCGGCGTCATCGGTGGCTTCCTCGGCGATGACGGCCGCGTGTGGGTCACCCACGACGTGTCGAAGGCCATGTCGTCGGCCGAGTGGTCCACCGCGGCATGCCTCCTGGCGTACGAGACGAACGCCAGCGTGATCTACGTGGAGTGGAACTTCGGCCGCGACATGGCAGTCCTGGCGCTGGAAACGTCGTGGGAGGCGCTACAGCGCGACGGGGTGATCCCCAAGAAACACCTGATGCCGCTGATCGACCCGGTGCGCGCCAAGCAGGGCAAGTTGCTGCGTGCGGCGCCCGTTGCCCAGCAGATGGTCCAGGACAAGGTGCGGCTGCGCGGCGCTTTCGTGGACCTCGAAAACGAGTGGGCAACGTGGCAGGACACCGACCCCGACAGCCCCGGCCGGATCGACGCCTCCTGCATCCTCGTCTACGGCCTGATCCCGGGAGCCAATCAAGGTGCCATCGTCCACGCCCCGCTGCCGACGTCGCCGGCGTCCCGGCAGCCCCCGCCGTCGGCCGGACCGTACGGGCGGAGGATCGGGAAATGACGTACAGGGGCGGCCGGGCCCGCTATCATGGAGATCAGAAGCCGGGCTTCCCGGCGATCTCCACGCTGCTGGTTGCGGGCCGGGCGGGAGACAACTCCACGGAGCTGTCATGCCCCTTGATGTCCCCCTCGGCGGGTCTCACCGCGCCTACATCCGAGCCGTCGCCGCAGCACTCACCCAAGCCGGTATCTCCGTCGCCGACGTCGACTTCCTGGAAGACTTCTGGGACGACGGTGACCCGATCCGCTGCGCCCACATCGTCCTCGCCCGTCTCGCCACCATGCAGGTCTACGGCGACCGGCAGGTCTTCCTGTCGTGGACAGAGGAGAGCGGCTGGGATTTCCACGCCGACGCCCGCGACAGCCTCTTCGCCGGCCTGGCGTACCCGCTGTGCGACCAGCTGCTGCCCGCCCCGGCCGAGTTGCTCACCGACGTCCAGGCCGCGCTCGGCGAGCTGCCAGAGGCGACCGGCCGCCCTCGCCCGAGCTACCGGTTCTATGGTGACCACGACGAGACTCTTGAAGAGCAGCTCGATACCTACACGACACAGGAGGCCCGGCCATGACCGCTGGGCTTTGGACGATGCCCGAATCATCGGCAAGGCCATCCGGCTCGGCGGCTCCCGCGAAATCATCGCCGCCCTGGACGCTGCGCTCACCGAAGGCCCGCTCACCCCGGACCGGATCGAACGGCTCGCGCATCCCGACTGGGACCGCGTCGCGTTCGAGGAAGAGGCCAGCGAGCCGGTATCCGAGGGTGCCGAGGCGGTCGGCCTGGCCCGCCTGTACGGGCCCGAGCAGACCAGCGCCCGAGGGCGCATCGCCGGACGCCCGCCCTCGTGGGGCGTGGCCGCGTCCTGGTACGGATGGCTGCCCGGCATGTACGAGGACCGTACGGCGGCGCTCCTGGCGTACGGGTACGTCCTCGGCGGCGAGGGCGCGGGGCCGCTGGAGGAGCTGCGCAACCGGATCAACCGGGGCGAGCGCCGGCCGATCGGCACGAGCGACTTGGTCGTGTTCGCCGAGCGAGGTGCGCTAGACGCGTGAGCGATGCCTTCGACTACATGATGAAGACCGGTCTCTACAAGGAGATCGTCCACACGCTCGCCTGGGCGCAGACGCAGTCCTCCAGCGACGACATCGAGATCTTCCTCAACCCCGACGACGCCGCCCACCTCACAGAAGACGTCGAGGACATTTCCGGCTTCACCGTCCTCGGCAGGCCGCTGCACCGGTCCGTTGGCGTGCCGCTCGGGAAATGCATGCTCTTCGACCGGACGCGCGGAAAGTACATCCGCCGCGACGAACCGATCGCTGACTAGGCAGCGGCACCGTACGGGCAGAGGATCGGCAAATCCCGAGCGTCCTCGACCAGTGGCCGACTGACCCGGTTGCCCGGTCTGCTGTACGCGGCAGGCCGGGCTTCGTCACACTGGTTTGCGTGAAAATGCCCCGCGTCGAATGTCCGAACTGCACCCGGTCGATCGCGGCCGGCATGGTCGCCGGTCGCCTTAGCAAGGGCCGGATCTGGCGGCACGACGCCCCCGACGCCCGCCGCGACGCCCACGGGCACCTGCTGTCGTGCGCCGGATCGCTGGAGATCGTGGACCTGCCCAACGGGCAGATGGAGTTGCCCATCCCCGAGCCCGAGCCCGCCCCGGAGCCCGACCAGGAGCCGGCCGACGCGATGGCCCTGTTCTGACCCCGGCGTGTTTTTGATCTAAAACCGGCCCTGACCTGCACGGATCTCGCCGGACACGCGACGCGCCGGCCCGCCCCGCGGGTGCACACGGGCTGTCCGTCCTCGAGCGCATGGGCGTTGCGGGGGTGGTGGCACATTGGGCACGGGGCGATGCCGGGGTGACGGAAGATCTGGCGGCGGGCACGGTCGACGTCGAGGTGGTGGCGGCGCGGGCGGTAGCTCATAGCGGACATTCTGACGGGTGCGCGGCTATCGGTCGTCGCCGAACGGCGGCAGGTCGGCGGGCGACAGGTCGGGGCGCAGCCGGGTCCATCGCACGCTGTGGCGCCAGGTGTCGCCGGACAGGCGGGAGACGTCGACGCTGACCTCGGCGACCGTGTCGGGTTCCACCAGGCGGACCGTCAGCTTGTCCTTCGACCCCCAGGAGGCGGCGAAGGTCCAGCCTTCCCAGGGGTGGCCGGGCGAGGCCGGCCGGAGCGCGGCGGCCACGGATCGCGCCTGGTCTTCGGCGAGCCGCGCGGTGCGGCCGAGGTACCGCAGTTGTCCGGCCTCGTCCCAGCGGCCGAGAAGGACGATGCCGGGCCGTCCGGGTGGGCCGGTCACGGCGGCGATGATGGCTTCGCGGGAGTCCCGCAGCCTCCATTTCAGCCACCCGCCGCGGTGCCGTCCGGGGCGGTAGCTGCTCCGGGTGGGTTTCAGGACCAGGCCTTCGACGTTGTCGGGCCCCCACTGCTCCAGCCACCCGCTCGCGGTCGACTCGTCGGTGGTCGACGGGCACAGGTTCAGCGGGGGGCGGGCACGGCCGGAAGCGAACAGGGCCTCGATCACGGCGCGCCGGGCGCGGTACGGGCGGGCGTGATGCGGCGTGCCGTCCAGGTGGAGGACGTCGAAGACCATGAGGCTGGCCGGCTCGCGTTCGGCGAGCGCGGCGACGGTGCGGGGCGAGCGGTTCAGGCGGGCCGAGAGCCGGTCGAAGGAGATCCGGCCGCCGGACCACACCAGCAGCTCGCCGTCCAGCAGGCTGGCGGGCGCGAGCTGGGCGGCGAGGGCGGCGGCGATGTCGGGGAAGTACCGGGCGAGGTCGGTGCCGGTGCGGGAGCGGATCACGGGCGTGCCGTCGTCCAGGAGGCCGGCAAGGGCGCGGAACCCGTCCCACTTCGGCTCGGCGGCCACCGAGCCGTCCGGGGGCAGGGCCCAGGTGTGGGTGGGCGCGGCGAGCATCGGTTCGTCGGGGAGGTCCACGGGTCCAGCGTGGCCGGTGGGTTGCTCGTCGCGGTGGCCGCGTGGCCGTGGTGTGGGCCAGCTGGCGCACGCGACCGCGCCGCGCCCCGGGGGTGGGGGTGCGGCGCGCGGGGCGGGCCGGGTCAGGTGACGGTGTGGCGGGCGTTCCACAGCAGGTAGGCGGAGACGAGAAACCCGAGCCAGAAGCCGGGGCCGTTCATGGAGTCGCGGACGAGGTCGACCAGGTCGCGGAAACGGCGCATCGGGGGGCCTTTCAGTGGGTGTTGATGTGGGCGGTGGTGCAGGTCGGGCACGGCATGCCGTGGCAGTGCCAGCACCGGGACGGCGGGGAGTAGCGGGCGGTGGAGGGGAGGAATCCGCGGGTGCAGGTGCACGTGTGGAGGCAGGGTTCGGGCGGGGCGACGTACCCCGGTGGGGCGGGGATGATCGCCACGAGGGCGGCGGCGTCCTCGGGGACGTGCGGGAAGGTGACGACGGCCGGGCCGGTGTAGCCGTTCATCCACGCGGCGCACGGAGCGCAGTCGGGGCGGAACGGGCCGGGCTGGGCGACGTATGGGGCGGCGATCCAGTCGCCGTGGCGAAGGTGTCCGGCGCGGCCGGCGCGGGCGCCGAGGTCGCCGACGACCAGGTCTCCGGGGCGGAGCTCGGCGGCGGGGACGAAGGTAAGGCGGGCGGCGTCGTAGGGGGCGGGGATGGGGCGCATGCCGTCGACGGTGGGGCGGGTGGTGGCGACGGCCAGGGCGAGGGTCACGGGGGTGGGCACGGGTTGCCTCCGGGGCGGTAGGTCGGGGGTGGGGCCGCCCGGCGTGGGGCGGCCCCGGGGTGAGGGAGGGTCAGACCTTGTCGGCGCACACGGGGCCGATGCCGCGTTCGATGCTGGCGGGGTCGGTGAGGGTCTTGCCGCACACGCAGCACGCGCCGATGCGGCGGCTGTAGGCCTTGGCGTCCTCGGCGGACATGCGGTGCTCGGGGCGCAGGTGGCGGATGGCGCCGGGGGCGAACTCGAAGCTGGGCGGGGTGTCGTCGTCGCCTTCGGCCCAGACCTTGGCGTACAGGCGGCCGGCCTCGGAGAGCACGACGCGGTAGACGCGGCCGTCGCGGGCGTACATGCCAGGCTCCAGGGCCGCGGCGGCCTTGGCTGCGGCCTGGTCGTTGGCGGCGCGGGCGGCGGCGGCCTCGGCGCGCAGCGCGCGGGCGGCGGGGATGAGGCGGTCGAGGTACGTCGACGCGAGGCGGAACGTCATGTCGTGGTTGGCGAGCAGCAGGCGGGCGTTGTCGCGGTGCGTGGCGGCCTCGCCGGTGGCGTCGGCCAGCTCGTCCAGGAGCCGGGCGAGGGTGGTCATCTGGCCCACGGTGGGAAGGTCGCGGCGGGCGGCGTCGACGGCCTCGACGGTGTCGACTACGTCGTGCAGCGCGGCCATGAGCGGGGAGGCGCCCGCCAGGCTGATGGAGTACGCGCGGTCTTCGGCGGCGCGGATGCACCGGCCGCAGTGCTCGTAGCCGAGCGTGGCGGCCTCCTCGACGTCGGTGTAGCGGGTGATCGCCTTGCCGCACAGGGTGTCGTCGGTGGCGGAGTAATGGATGCGCTTGCCCTTGCCGACCACGGCGAGGCGGGTCTCGGCCCGGCGGTACAGGGGGGCCTCTTCGGTGGTGGCGGGGGCGGTGATGGTGGCGGTCATGTTGTGCTCCCTTGCTCCGGTGGGGCGGTTGGTTCGTCCCGACACCTCGTATATTACCCAAGAGAACTTGGCCAAACTGAATTGGCCAAGAAGGTCTTGAGGGTGTGTCGTGCCCTACTCCGATCGAGGCGAGGTTCGGCCAGCCGGGCTTGGCCAAGCCGTTTTGTGTCATGCTCTCGGTATGAGCACTGAGAACGCCGAGGAGGCGCCGGCCGCGTACGCGCCGAGCGAGCAGCTGCAGGACGCGCTGAAGGAACTGGGCAAGGCCGAGGAAGCAGTCGCGGCGGCCCGCACCGCAGTGCGGGCCGCCATCGCCGCGGATCTGCGCGCCTTCCCGTCGGTGACAACTGACGAGATGGCCGCGCACGTGCCGTACAGCAACGAGACGGTGCGCGGGATCGCGCGGGAGTACGACGTGCCGCGCAAGAGAAAACCCACCGTGCGGTCGATCGCGGAGCCGGAAAAGAAGTCATAGCGGCCTGGCCGGCCCGGACCGGGCAGTTTCACCTCTGCGGCGGCCTGTCTCAGCTCAGGTGCAGCGGCGAGCCAGGGCGACTAGGTCCGGCACCAGGTGTGGGTGGGCGCCGCGGCTGGCTGCCTGCAGCAGCTCGGTGGCCACGACGAGGAGGGCCTGTCGTCCGTCCGGGCTGTCGAGGATCTTGAACTCTTCGAAGATCCGCGCCGCTGTTTTCGGGGCGGTCAGGCTGTAGGCGTACAGCGTGGCGGCGTCGTAGCCGGCCGGCGCCATGCCGAAACCCTCCCAGTCCAGGATGGTGCCGTCTTGGGTCAGATTGGCCGGGTGGAAGTCGCCGTGCGCACACTGCCACGTGCGGATTTGCGGCGCCTCCTGGCTTGTCATCAGGGGGACCACGCGGTCGATCCACTGCTGCCGGACCGCGACGCGATCGGTCACGGCCTGGTTGACGGTCCGCACGTCGGCGTGCAGCTGCTCGAGGAACTCCGGCGCGAGATCGAGTTCGGCGCTGAGTACCGGATCGGGCGAGAGCACGGGGGAACTGGTGTAGGCGGTGAGTTCCGCGCGGTATGCGATGCCGTCCGTCTGGTGGTCGTAGACGGCGTGCAGTTCGGGCTTGTGGACGGGGAAGAGAGGCCGGCCAGGGCGTTGCCCTCCCACAACTTTCCGTTGGCCCGTTCCGGAGGGGCGGACAGCAACCGTAGCCAGCACTCCCCGTGCGTGGGGTGCACGGCGCGGCGGCCGACAGTACGGCCGTGCCAGCCCCAGGTCATCTGTCCTGTCGGGGCGACGCCAAGGGCGGATGCCGCCGCGGAGTGCGCGGCGATCATCCGCCTGGTGTCTGTGTCATTCGACGGTGGCGAGTACATCGAGCGTCTTTCGTAGGGCGGAAGCGGCGACCGGCTCATCGACGGCCGTCAGGGCTTCCGCCCAGTGTTTCGGATCTCCGGTCGACATCAGCACCTTGGAGAGTCCAGGGCAGTTCGCCACCGCCGTGATGCACGCCGCCGGGATGCTCGCGCCCGGCTGGATCAACTCGGCGAGTTCCGGGGTAGCGAGGGCCTTGAGCTCGCCGCCGTGCAGCGGCGCCGAAGCGTGGACTTCCCACCCCTGCCAGCCGGCCTGGACGATCGGGCCGGTCCCCCGCAGCGCCATGTCGAAGGCTTCGGCCATGACGAGGCTGACGGGGAGCTGGATGGCGCGAAGATGGTGGGTGTCGCTACCTGCGGCTTCCCGGGCGAGCCGATCGAGGACGGACACGCTGAACGCGCCCTCGCTGAAACCTGTCCAGGTGGCGATGCCGTACGCCGCGATGTGCCCGGCGTCCGCCTCCTCCTC from Actinacidiphila sp. DG2A-62 includes:
- a CDS encoding DUF6292 family protein, whose product is MPLDVPLGGSHRAYIRAVAAALTQAGISVADVDFLEDFWDDGDPIRCAHIVLARLATMQVYGDRQVFLSWTEESGWDFHADARDSLFAGLAYPLCDQLLPAPAELLTDVQAALGELPEATGRPRPSYRFYGDHDETLEEQLDTYTTQEARP
- a CDS encoding ATP-dependent DNA ligase; translated protein: MDLPDEPMLAAPTHTWALPPDGSVAAEPKWDGFRALAGLLDDGTPVIRSRTGTDLARYFPDIAAALAAQLAPASLLDGELLVWSGGRISFDRLSARLNRSPRTVAALAEREPASLMVFDVLHLDGTPHHARPYRARRAVIEALFASGRARPPLNLCPSTTDESTASGWLEQWGPDNVEGLVLKPTRSSYRPGRHRGGWLKWRLRDSREAIIAAVTGPPGRPGIVLLGRWDEAGQLRYLGRTARLAEDQARSVAAALRPASPGHPWEGWTFAASWGSKDKLTVRLVEPDTVAEVSVDVSRLSGDTWRHSVRWTRLRPDLSPADLPPFGDDR
- a CDS encoding DUF6011 domain-containing protein, with protein sequence MTATITAPATTEEAPLYRRAETRLAVVGKGKRIHYSATDDTLCGKAITRYTDVEEAATLGYEHCGRCIRAAEDRAYSISLAGASPLMAALHDVVDTVEAVDAARRDLPTVGQMTTLARLLDELADATGEAATHRDNARLLLANHDMTFRLASTYLDRLIPAARALRAEAAAARAANDQAAAKAAAALEPGMYARDGRVYRVVLSEAGRLYAKVWAEGDDDTPPSFEFAPGAIRHLRPEHRMSAEDAKAYSRRIGACCVCGKTLTDPASIERGIGPVCADKV
- a CDS encoding phosphotransferase encodes the protein MGGQRPGRPLFPVHKPELHAVYDHQTDGIAYRAELTAYTSSPVLSPDPVLSAELDLAPEFLEQLHADVRTVNQAVTDRVAVRQQWIDRVVPLMTSQEAPQIRTWQCAHGDFHPANLTQDGTILDWEGFGMAPAGYDAATLYAYSLTAPKTAARIFEEFKILDSPDGRQALLVVATELLQAASRGAHPHLVPDLVALARRCT
- a CDS encoding aldo/keto reductase, whose amino-acid sequence is MKPTLALGTYRIAGEHLTDAARRAASSPAAWIDTAPNYCYGRAHRLLAPALAEYPALRVATKVGYMDSARARVAEAAGVIDSRDAIARHSIGAAYVRWQTEDNRAALGRDCLDMLFLHNPERTARPGELWAELRDAFTVLEEEADAGHIAAYGIATWTGFSEGAFSVSVLDRLAREAAGSDTHHLRAIQLPVSLVMAEAFDMALRGTGPIVQAGWQGWEVHASAPLHGGELKALATPELAELIQPGASIPAACITAVANCPGLSKVLMSTGDPKHWAEALTAVDEPVAASALRKTLDVLATVE